In Takifugu flavidus isolate HTHZ2018 chromosome 5, ASM371156v2, whole genome shotgun sequence, the following proteins share a genomic window:
- the mccc2 gene encoding methylcrotonoyl-CoA carboxylase beta chain, mitochondrial isoform X1, whose protein sequence is MLLRTVRPWLLRGGSQSLTCSRFYYADKVARIGSQPDKQSSEYQENYDRMQVLVDELKVRTEKIKLGGGEKARRLHTSRGKLLPRERVDRLLDPGTPFLEFSQFAAHELYGKEEVPAGGILTGIGRVSGVECVVVANDATVKGGTYYPITVKKHLRAQEIAQQNHLPCIYLVDSGGANLPRQADVFPDRDHFGRIFYNQARMSSKGIAQIAVVMGSCTAGGAYVPAMADESIIVRKQGTIFLGGPPLVKAATGEEVSAEDLGGADLHCKKSGVTDHYALDDNHALHLARKAVRGLNYRKNIEVTTEPSEAPLYPAEELYGIVGDNLKRNFDVREVIARIVDGSKFDEFKAFYGDTLVTGFSRIFGYPVGIIGNNGVLFSESAKKGTHFIELCCQRNIPLIFLQNITGFMVGREYEAGGIAKDGAKMVTAVACANVPKITVIIGGSYGAGNYGMCGRAYSPRFLYMWPNSRISVMGGEQAATVLATITKDQRAREGKEFTAEQEAAMKEPIVRRFEEEGSPYYSSARLWDDGIIDPADTRVVLGLSLSAALNAPLKKTRFGVFRM, encoded by the exons ATGCTTCTAAGGACGGTCAGACCATGGTTGCTCCGTGGGGGAAGTCAGTCTTTGACCTGCTCCAGGTTTTACTACGCCGATAAAGTAGCTCGAATAGGCTCTCAACCAGATAAACAATCTTCTGAATACCAG GAGAATTACGACCGAATGCAAGTTCTGGTTGATGAACTAAAGGTTCGGACGGAGAAAATTAAATTGG gtggaggagagaaagccAGGAGACTTCACACATCCCGTGGGAAGCTGCTGCCCAGAGAGCGCGTGGACAGGCTGCTGGATCCAGG GACCCCTTTCTTGGAATTCTCCCAGTTCGCTGCGCATGAGCTGTATGGAAAAGAGGAAGTGCCAGCTGGTGGGATCCTGACTGGGATCGGCCGAGTGTCGGG TGTggagtgtgttgttgttgccaaCGATGCTACAGTCAAAGGGGGGACATACTACCCCATCACCGTGAAGAAACACCTGCGGGCCCAGGAAATcgcccagcagaaccacctgccCTGCATTTATCTGG TGGATTCAGGAGGGGCCAATCTCCCCAGGCAGGCCGACGTCTTCCCAGACAGAGATCACTTTGGACGCATTTTCTACAACCAGGCGAGGATGTCATCAAAGGGAATAGCGCAG ATTGCTGTTGTGATGGGCTCTTGCACGGCCGGAGGAGCGTACGTACCCGCCATGGCCGACGAAAGCATCATCGTGCGCAAGCAGGGAACCATCTTCCTGGGAGGACCCCCGCTG GTTAAAGCTGCGACGGGAGAGGAGGTTTCTGCCGAAGACCTCGGCGGTGCTGATCTCCACTGCAA AAAATCTGGCGTAACGGACCATTACGCTCTGGATGACAACCATGCGCTCCATTTAGCCAGAAAGGCGGTGAGAGGCCTCAACTACAGGAAGAATATCGAG GTCACCACAGAGCCCAGCGAAGCCCCTCTGTACCCTGCAGAGGAACTCTACGGAATAGTCGGAGATAACCTGAAGAGGAACTTTGATGTCAGAGAG GTCATTGCCAGAATTGTCGATGGCAGTAAATTTGACGAGTTCAAGGCCTTCTACGGAGATACCCTGGTCACAG GATTCTCAAGGATATTCGGTTACCCGGTTGGAATCATCGGGAACAACGGGGTCTTGTTCTCGGAGTCAGCAAAGAAG gggacACATTTCATCGAATTGTGCTGCCAACGGAACATTCCGCTTATTTTCCTCCAGAACATAACGG GCTTCATGGTCGGTAGAGAGTACGAAGCTGGAGGAATTGCCAAAGATGGAGCCAAAATGGTGACGGCGGTGGCGTGCGCCAACGTCCCCAAGATCACCGTCATTATCGGGGGGTCCTACGGAGCAGGAAACTACGGCATGTGCGGCAGAGCCTACAG CCCTCGATTCTTATACATGTGGCCAAACTCCAGGATCTCCGTCATGGGTGGCGAGCAGGCCGCCACCGTCCTGGCCACCATCACCAAGGATCAGCGAGCACGTGAAGGAAAGGAG TTCACAGCGGAGCAAGAGGCCGCCATGAAGGAGCCGATAGTGCGGCGGTTTGAAGAGGAAGGCAGCCCGTACTATTCCAGCGCCAG ACTCTGGGATGACGGAATCATCGATCCCGCCGACACCCGCGTGGTTTTGGGACTCAGCCTCAGCGCGGCTCTCAACGCGCCCCTGAAAAAGACCCGTTTTGGAGTTTTTAGGATGTGA
- the mccc2 gene encoding methylcrotonoyl-CoA carboxylase beta chain, mitochondrial isoform X2, producing the protein MQVLVDELKVRTEKIKLGGGEKARRLHTSRGKLLPRERVDRLLDPGTPFLEFSQFAAHELYGKEEVPAGGILTGIGRVSGVECVVVANDATVKGGTYYPITVKKHLRAQEIAQQNHLPCIYLVDSGGANLPRQADVFPDRDHFGRIFYNQARMSSKGIAQIAVVMGSCTAGGAYVPAMADESIIVRKQGTIFLGGPPLVKAATGEEVSAEDLGGADLHCKKSGVTDHYALDDNHALHLARKAVRGLNYRKNIEVTTEPSEAPLYPAEELYGIVGDNLKRNFDVREVIARIVDGSKFDEFKAFYGDTLVTGFSRIFGYPVGIIGNNGVLFSESAKKGTHFIELCCQRNIPLIFLQNITGFMVGREYEAGGIAKDGAKMVTAVACANVPKITVIIGGSYGAGNYGMCGRAYSPRFLYMWPNSRISVMGGEQAATVLATITKDQRAREGKEFTAEQEAAMKEPIVRRFEEEGSPYYSSARLWDDGIIDPADTRVVLGLSLSAALNAPLKKTRFGVFRM; encoded by the exons ATGCAAGTTCTGGTTGATGAACTAAAGGTTCGGACGGAGAAAATTAAATTGG gtggaggagagaaagccAGGAGACTTCACACATCCCGTGGGAAGCTGCTGCCCAGAGAGCGCGTGGACAGGCTGCTGGATCCAGG GACCCCTTTCTTGGAATTCTCCCAGTTCGCTGCGCATGAGCTGTATGGAAAAGAGGAAGTGCCAGCTGGTGGGATCCTGACTGGGATCGGCCGAGTGTCGGG TGTggagtgtgttgttgttgccaaCGATGCTACAGTCAAAGGGGGGACATACTACCCCATCACCGTGAAGAAACACCTGCGGGCCCAGGAAATcgcccagcagaaccacctgccCTGCATTTATCTGG TGGATTCAGGAGGGGCCAATCTCCCCAGGCAGGCCGACGTCTTCCCAGACAGAGATCACTTTGGACGCATTTTCTACAACCAGGCGAGGATGTCATCAAAGGGAATAGCGCAG ATTGCTGTTGTGATGGGCTCTTGCACGGCCGGAGGAGCGTACGTACCCGCCATGGCCGACGAAAGCATCATCGTGCGCAAGCAGGGAACCATCTTCCTGGGAGGACCCCCGCTG GTTAAAGCTGCGACGGGAGAGGAGGTTTCTGCCGAAGACCTCGGCGGTGCTGATCTCCACTGCAA AAAATCTGGCGTAACGGACCATTACGCTCTGGATGACAACCATGCGCTCCATTTAGCCAGAAAGGCGGTGAGAGGCCTCAACTACAGGAAGAATATCGAG GTCACCACAGAGCCCAGCGAAGCCCCTCTGTACCCTGCAGAGGAACTCTACGGAATAGTCGGAGATAACCTGAAGAGGAACTTTGATGTCAGAGAG GTCATTGCCAGAATTGTCGATGGCAGTAAATTTGACGAGTTCAAGGCCTTCTACGGAGATACCCTGGTCACAG GATTCTCAAGGATATTCGGTTACCCGGTTGGAATCATCGGGAACAACGGGGTCTTGTTCTCGGAGTCAGCAAAGAAG gggacACATTTCATCGAATTGTGCTGCCAACGGAACATTCCGCTTATTTTCCTCCAGAACATAACGG GCTTCATGGTCGGTAGAGAGTACGAAGCTGGAGGAATTGCCAAAGATGGAGCCAAAATGGTGACGGCGGTGGCGTGCGCCAACGTCCCCAAGATCACCGTCATTATCGGGGGGTCCTACGGAGCAGGAAACTACGGCATGTGCGGCAGAGCCTACAG CCCTCGATTCTTATACATGTGGCCAAACTCCAGGATCTCCGTCATGGGTGGCGAGCAGGCCGCCACCGTCCTGGCCACCATCACCAAGGATCAGCGAGCACGTGAAGGAAAGGAG TTCACAGCGGAGCAAGAGGCCGCCATGAAGGAGCCGATAGTGCGGCGGTTTGAAGAGGAAGGCAGCCCGTACTATTCCAGCGCCAG ACTCTGGGATGACGGAATCATCGATCCCGCCGACACCCGCGTGGTTTTGGGACTCAGCCTCAGCGCGGCTCTCAACGCGCCCCTGAAAAAGACCCGTTTTGGAGTTTTTAGGATGTGA